In one Prochlorococcus marinus XMU1404 genomic region, the following are encoded:
- the rplQ gene encoding 50S ribosomal protein L17: MRHQLRIPLLSKPSDQRKALLRGLTTQLIREGRVTTTKARAKALRNEAERMISLAKDGSLASRRRAIGYIYDKKLVHSLFEKAKERYGDRNGGYTRIVRTVSRKGDNAQMAIIELV, encoded by the coding sequence ATGAGACACCAACTAAGAATTCCATTATTGAGTAAACCTTCTGACCAAAGGAAAGCACTATTAAGAGGTTTGACTACACAATTAATTAGAGAAGGGAGAGTTACGACCACAAAAGCTAGGGCAAAAGCTTTAAGAAACGAAGCTGAAAGAATGATCTCTCTTGCTAAAGATGGCAGTTTGGCTTCTAGGAGAAGAGCTATTGGATATATATATGATAAGAAATTAGTTCATTCATTATTTGAAAAAGCAAAAGAAAGATATGGAGATAGAAATGGTGGTTATACTCGCATAGTCAGAACCGTCTCTAGAAAAGGGGATAACGCTCAGATGGCTATAATTGAGCTTGTTTAA
- the rplM gene encoding 50S ribosomal protein L13, producing MNKTITPSIETIERNWFLVDAKDKTLGRLATEIATVLRGKNKPTFTPHLDTGDFVIVVNAEKVGVTGKKASQKLYRKHSGRPGGMKIEKFESLQERIPERIIEQAVKGMLPHNSLGRQQFKKLKVYKGADHPHAAQNPVLLNN from the coding sequence ATGAATAAAACAATTACTCCGTCTATAGAAACTATTGAAAGAAATTGGTTTTTAGTGGACGCAAAAGATAAGACACTTGGTAGGCTTGCCACAGAGATTGCAACTGTTTTAAGAGGGAAAAATAAACCAACATTTACTCCTCACTTAGATACGGGTGATTTTGTTATTGTTGTCAATGCTGAAAAAGTTGGGGTAACAGGCAAAAAAGCATCACAGAAGTTATATAGAAAACATTCTGGGAGGCCAGGTGGAATGAAAATTGAAAAATTTGAGTCTCTTCAAGAGAGAATTCCTGAAAGAATAATAGAGCAAGCTGTTAAGGGTATGCTACCTCATAACTCTTTAGGAAGACAGCAATTTAAAAAACTAAAAGTTTATAAAGGTGCTGATCATCCTCATGCTGCTCAGAATCCTGTATTATTAAATAATTAA
- the truA gene encoding tRNA pseudouridine(38-40) synthase TruA translates to MKRVALLVQYDGSRYSGWQKQKNANTVQEILEKALFKIANHVIRTFAAGRTDAGVHASGQVVHFDIDCVIPGYRYSDVLNSLLPSTIRILESVEVKDDWHACYSVIYRHYRYVINNSKLPNVFISNWSWHRYQKVLDEVLMLNASQSMHGEHDFFAFQKSGSNRPNSITKIKNIDIRRVEDLIFIDIKATGFLYGMVRLIVGQLVLVGEKKISPEKLTDRWVNKKKKDVKESAPAKGLCFVNAVYDENVFNKVNKNDFFPVFLIRGYS, encoded by the coding sequence TTGAAGAGAGTAGCTTTACTAGTCCAATATGATGGATCCAGATATTCTGGCTGGCAAAAACAAAAGAATGCAAATACAGTTCAGGAAATTCTAGAGAAAGCTCTTTTTAAAATCGCAAATCACGTCATTAGGACTTTTGCTGCAGGTAGAACTGATGCAGGGGTTCATGCATCAGGTCAAGTAGTACACTTTGATATTGATTGTGTTATTCCAGGGTATCGTTATTCAGATGTATTAAATAGTCTTTTACCCTCAACAATTAGAATTTTGGAATCTGTTGAGGTTAAAGATGATTGGCATGCATGCTATTCCGTAATATATAGACATTATCGCTACGTCATCAATAACAGTAAATTGCCAAATGTGTTCATAAGTAATTGGTCATGGCATAGGTACCAAAAAGTGCTAGATGAAGTTTTAATGTTAAATGCATCGCAAAGCATGCATGGTGAACATGATTTTTTTGCTTTTCAGAAAAGTGGAAGCAACAGGCCAAACTCTATTACAAAAATAAAAAATATTGATATTAGGAGAGTAGAGGATTTGATTTTTATTGATATTAAAGCTACTGGTTTTCTCTATGGAATGGTACGTTTAATAGTTGGTCAGTTGGTTTTAGTTGGAGAAAAAAAAATATCACCAGAAAAATTGACAGATAGGTGGGTAAATAAGAAGAAAAAAGATGTTAAAGAATCTGCTCCTGCCAAGGGATTATGTTTCGTAAATGCTGTTTATGATGAAAATGTTTTCAATAAGGTAAATAAAAACGATTTTTTCCCAGTATTTTTAATCCGTGGTTATTCTTAA
- a CDS encoding DNA-directed RNA polymerase subunit alpha gives MLQYQIDRIDHQISDDRSQTGTFLIGPLERGQATTLGNSLRRVLMGGLEGSAVTAVRIAGINHEYATIPGVREDVLDILLNCKQLSINSSNPELEIGRLIASGPMEVKANDIQFSSQVEIVDGEKPIATIQEGHNLELEIHVERGVGYRPVDRKNEETTAIDLLQIDAVFMPVKRVNFTIDETAVAEGGTGRERLKMEVVTDGSTSPDDAIAEAANQLIELFQPLATVTMVEEIPEEPEPSPEAQIPLEELNLSVRAYNCLKRAQVNSVSDLMGFSYEDLLEIKNFGSKSADEVIEALERIGISIPQSRTSV, from the coding sequence CAAGCTACAACTTTGGGCAATTCACTTCGAAGAGTTTTAATGGGAGGACTCGAAGGAAGCGCAGTGACTGCAGTTAGAATTGCAGGGATTAACCACGAATATGCAACTATTCCTGGAGTTAGAGAAGACGTTTTAGATATTCTTCTTAATTGTAAGCAACTATCAATTAATAGTTCTAATCCAGAGCTAGAAATAGGCAGACTAATTGCAAGCGGTCCAATGGAGGTGAAAGCAAATGATATTCAATTCTCATCTCAGGTTGAAATTGTTGATGGAGAAAAACCTATCGCAACTATTCAGGAGGGTCATAACTTAGAATTAGAAATCCATGTTGAAAGAGGGGTAGGATATAGACCCGTAGATCGTAAGAATGAGGAGACAACTGCTATTGATTTACTTCAAATTGATGCTGTATTTATGCCAGTAAAGAGAGTTAATTTTACGATTGATGAAACTGCTGTAGCAGAGGGTGGAACAGGTAGAGAAAGATTAAAAATGGAAGTAGTAACAGATGGTTCAACTAGCCCAGATGACGCGATCGCTGAAGCCGCAAATCAGTTAATAGAGCTTTTTCAACCTCTCGCTACTGTTACAATGGTAGAGGAAATTCCTGAAGAGCCTGAACCATCTCCTGAAGCTCAAATTCCTCTTGAGGAACTAAACTTGTCCGTTAGAGCATATAATTGTTTAAAAAGAGCTCAAGTTAATTCAGTTTCGGACTTAATGGGTTTTAGCTATGAAGATCTGCTTGAAATCAAGAACTTTGGCTCTAAATCTGCAGATGAGGTTATTGAAGCTCTTGAACGTATAGGAATTTCTATTCCACAAAGCAGGACATCTGTTTAA